The Gemmata palustris genome includes a region encoding these proteins:
- a CDS encoding transposase: protein MRRGYSTITPAVVHALTRRTLERALGWTDYKRSVTRTQLLDLVLLIAGTTRTLFAVVTRYFGFSHETARQAMHANRGSRDQLTARLVDALHQVAGFTRRDRRRRWTCAIDVHYVPFYGDRSTPGIIGGPKKAGTSFFHAYATGVLIHKHRRYTVGLMSVTKGTKPHQQVQTLLDQVAARGLTVRGVVLDAGFDSGETLLLLQERNLSYTVPMRKKGTGTNRRNASYTQPHGTITTMEWVTEKSRKAVSTRVLVWQRKGESHARVYAFRGWGDATAVSEANRARLGRRRYRERFGIETSYRQKNQARGWTTSTNPEYRLLLEGVALLLRQVWVYLTLRIARARGLAPTAWVAQFPLAEMLDWLTQRIRSRYPRTRCITLPHNTLTTNATP from the coding sequence ATGCGACGTGGTTACTCTACGATCACCCCGGCGGTGGTCCACGCACTGACGCGCCGAACGTTGGAACGGGCCCTGGGTTGGACCGACTACAAGCGGTCGGTCACGCGCACCCAGTTGCTCGACCTGGTGCTGTTGATCGCGGGCACCACCCGCACGTTGTTCGCGGTAGTGACCCGGTACTTCGGGTTCTCCCACGAGACCGCGCGACAGGCGATGCACGCCAACCGGGGTTCCCGGGACCAACTCACGGCCCGGTTGGTGGATGCCCTTCACCAGGTGGCGGGGTTCACGCGCCGGGACCGGAGGCGCCGGTGGACGTGTGCCATCGATGTGCATTACGTCCCCTTTTATGGGGATCGCAGCACCCCGGGGATCATCGGCGGACCCAAGAAGGCCGGGACCTCGTTCTTTCACGCGTACGCCACCGGGGTACTGATTCACAAGCACCGGCGGTACACCGTGGGGCTGATGAGCGTGACGAAAGGAACCAAGCCGCACCAGCAGGTGCAGACCCTTCTGGACCAGGTGGCGGCCCGCGGGCTCACGGTCCGCGGGGTGGTTCTGGACGCCGGGTTCGACAGCGGGGAGACCCTGTTGCTGTTGCAGGAACGGAACCTGAGCTACACGGTCCCGATGCGCAAGAAGGGCACCGGTACCAACCGCCGCAACGCCAGCTACACCCAACCCCACGGCACCATCACCACCATGGAGTGGGTCACCGAGAAGAGCCGCAAGGCGGTATCGACTCGGGTGCTCGTGTGGCAACGGAAGGGCGAATCGCACGCCCGGGTGTACGCGTTCCGCGGGTGGGGCGATGCGACCGCCGTGTCGGAGGCGAACCGGGCTCGGTTGGGGCGCCGGCGGTACCGAGAGCGGTTCGGGATCGAGACCAGCTATCGGCAGAAGAACCAGGCCCGCGGGTGGACCACCAGCACCAACCCCGAGTACCGGTTGCTGCTCGAGGGCGTGGCCCTGCTGTTGCGCCAGGTGTGGGTGTACCTGACGCTCCGGATCGCTCGGGCACGCGGGCTCGCGCCGACCGCCTGGGTCGCCCAGTTCCCGTTGGCCGAGATGCTCGACTGGCTCACGCAACGGATCCGCTCACGATACCCACGCACACGATGTATTACCCTGCCACACAATACACTTACAACCAACGCAACGCCTTGA
- a CDS encoding HD domain-containing phosphohydrolase has translation MKRPLRLRGISGEIKGQVWESDSLLRAGRLASLEIVLDDSSVSRRHAEVRRGDDGWFVRDLESTNGTYVNGVRIGQGDQPLKARDIVQFGKVAVIVELVDASTDGPPSNQHVVAAAVSSFDEGLRRIAFDRNHMPRAGEQMFALLRAGHHFVNMQSEDQLLDAVLNDAVSVLEAQRGAIVLAESDAPEPKMRLRALAVGQGEPPGRFHYSKKLTQRCFASGVSLLYSTLNNDEESKLTQSIADGAMASVLCVLLRTPRKRLGVLHLDRSFWQNPFNEDDLHLADALAAHVSAAIESAQLLRRQKEQFLKTVTVLAQAVELRDDYTGNHTQRVTRYATMLGEKLELPDDQLELIKIGGPLHDIGKIGIDDSILRKPGRLTGDEYECMKTHTTKGAEILSSIPEMGPIIPIVRSHHERWDGTGYPDRLVGEEIPLLARVVAVADAFDAMTSNRPYHENKKGRPPSWAFAEVERQAGKQFDPVSAAAFLSIREEIVRAMAELLPGSELEEPEPLTVTGFVHDPRG, from the coding sequence GTGAAACGTCCCCTACGACTGCGCGGCATCAGCGGCGAAATTAAAGGGCAGGTCTGGGAATCAGACTCGCTCCTGCGCGCCGGGCGCCTCGCGTCGCTCGAAATCGTGCTCGACGACAGCTCCGTGAGCCGGCGCCACGCGGAAGTGCGGCGCGGCGACGACGGGTGGTTCGTGCGCGACCTGGAGAGCACCAACGGGACTTACGTCAACGGCGTGCGCATCGGGCAGGGCGACCAGCCGCTGAAGGCGCGCGACATCGTTCAGTTCGGCAAAGTGGCCGTGATCGTCGAACTGGTGGACGCGAGCACGGACGGCCCCCCCTCGAACCAGCACGTCGTCGCGGCGGCCGTGTCGAGCTTCGACGAGGGGCTGCGCCGGATCGCGTTCGACCGCAACCACATGCCCCGCGCCGGCGAGCAGATGTTCGCGCTCCTCCGGGCCGGGCACCACTTCGTCAACATGCAGAGCGAGGACCAGCTCCTCGACGCGGTCCTCAACGACGCGGTGAGCGTGCTCGAGGCCCAGCGCGGGGCGATCGTGCTGGCCGAGAGCGACGCGCCCGAACCCAAGATGCGCCTGCGCGCCCTGGCCGTCGGTCAGGGCGAGCCCCCGGGCCGGTTCCACTACTCGAAGAAGCTCACCCAGCGGTGCTTCGCGAGCGGCGTCTCGCTGCTCTACAGCACCCTCAACAACGACGAGGAATCGAAGCTCACCCAGAGCATCGCGGACGGCGCGATGGCGAGCGTGCTGTGCGTGCTGCTCCGCACCCCGCGCAAGCGCCTGGGCGTGCTGCACCTGGACCGCAGTTTCTGGCAGAACCCGTTCAACGAAGACGACCTGCACCTGGCCGACGCGCTGGCCGCGCACGTGTCCGCCGCGATCGAGAGCGCGCAGCTCTTGCGCCGGCAGAAGGAACAGTTCCTCAAGACGGTCACGGTGCTCGCGCAGGCGGTCGAGCTCCGCGACGACTACACGGGCAACCACACGCAGCGCGTGACGCGCTACGCGACCATGCTCGGCGAGAAGCTCGAACTGCCCGACGACCAGCTCGAACTCATCAAGATCGGCGGCCCGCTCCACGACATCGGCAAGATCGGGATCGACGACTCGATCCTGCGCAAACCGGGCCGGCTCACGGGCGACGAGTACGAGTGCATGAAGACGCACACGACGAAGGGCGCGGAAATCCTTTCGTCGATCCCGGAGATGGGGCCGATCATTCCCATCGTCCGGAGCCACCACGAGCGCTGGGACGGCACGGGCTACCCGGACCGACTCGTGGGGGAAGAGATCCCCCTGTTGGCGCGCGTCGTCGCGGTGGCCGACGCTTTCGACGCGATGACCTCGAACCGGCCGTACCACGAGAACAAAAAGGGGCGCCCGCCGTCGTGGGCGTTCGCCGAAGTGGAGCGGCAAGCGGGCAAGCAGTTCGACCCGGTTTCGGCCGCCGCGTTCCTGAGCATCCGCGAAGAGATCGTGCGCGCGATGGCCGAACTGCTCCCCGGCAGCGAACTCGAAGAGCCGGAACCGCTCACGGTTACGGGATTCGTCCACGACCCGCGCGGCTAA
- a CDS encoding anti-sigma factor family protein, which translates to MSDEDLIDYLFDVLDPADRSLVAARLNADPSATARLERLRATVAPVLTAARTEREDAPEPRPGLALRTLARVAQHVVEHEPRKSEPAPSDLAVATFLREFASSPPTEIEFGSGTRAKVPADRTRTAPPVTDGPDPQSGRRLRIDLIVAAGIAFLGFGLISSGIVKARQQQRVYACQNNLRTLHNGLAGYADSDPQGRYPQIGTAAHPTADTFATSLSDQGHLPAGYRPGCPASADYIAYAYTLGFRAPNDEILGLRRPDALAPAGEEHDLMPISGDFPTANAAPGAGPVSPHAGCMNVLFVGGNVRTTTSPFVGPGGDDIYRNLFGQVSAGANRSDAVLGRPGDRP; encoded by the coding sequence ATGTCGGACGAAGACCTGATCGACTACCTGTTTGACGTGCTCGACCCGGCCGACCGGAGCTTGGTGGCCGCGCGCCTGAACGCCGACCCGAGCGCGACGGCCCGCCTGGAACGGCTCCGGGCGACCGTGGCACCGGTGCTGACGGCCGCCCGGACCGAGCGCGAAGACGCACCCGAACCGCGCCCGGGCCTGGCCCTTCGCACGCTCGCTCGCGTCGCACAGCACGTTGTGGAACACGAACCGCGTAAATCCGAACCGGCGCCCTCCGATTTGGCAGTCGCGACGTTCCTCCGAGAGTTCGCTTCGAGCCCCCCGACCGAGATCGAATTCGGCTCGGGAACCCGTGCGAAGGTGCCCGCGGACCGCACCCGAACCGCCCCGCCGGTGACCGACGGCCCGGACCCGCAATCCGGGCGCCGGCTCCGCATCGACCTGATCGTCGCCGCCGGGATCGCGTTCCTCGGCTTCGGGCTCATCTCTTCCGGCATCGTGAAGGCGCGGCAGCAGCAGCGCGTGTACGCCTGCCAGAACAACCTCCGCACGCTGCACAACGGGCTCGCCGGCTACGCGGACTCCGACCCGCAGGGGCGCTACCCGCAAATCGGCACCGCCGCGCACCCGACCGCCGACACGTTCGCCACCTCGCTCAGCGACCAGGGCCACCTGCCCGCCGGCTACCGGCCCGGGTGCCCCGCGTCCGCGGACTACATCGCCTACGCCTACACGCTCGGCTTCCGTGCCCCGAACGACGAGATCCTCGGTCTGCGCCGGCCCGACGCGCTGGCCCCCGCCGGGGAAGAACACGACCTGATGCCCATCTCCGGCGACTTCCCCACCGCGAACGCGGCCCCGGGCGCCGGTCCGGTCTCGCCGCACGCGGGCTGCATGAACGTTCTCTTCGTCGGCGGGAACGTTCGGACCACGACTTCTCCGTTCGTCGGGCCGGGCGGCGACGATATCTACCGCAACCTGTTCGGCCAGGTCAGCGCCGGGGCCAACCGCAGCGACGCGGTTCTCGGTCGGCCCGGGGACCGGCCGTAG
- a CDS encoding RNA polymerase sigma factor: protein MLDPIRHPPDTDEQLLARLRAGERDVFGSLVRRYERELFGYLRRYLGDDDLADDVFQNTFVQVYLKIQQYEPGRPVRPWLYAIATNQAIDALRRRNRRADQRADAVTTSDEDGQNRPLFELLPAPGDGPPESADRTEQRELVRAAVDRLPDLLRQVVILAYFQGLKYRDVADALEIPVGTVKSRLHAALARLTEDWHANQESGTGSQEAIQIPNV from the coding sequence GTGCTGGACCCAATACGCCACCCGCCGGATACCGACGAACAGCTCCTCGCCCGGTTGCGCGCCGGGGAACGGGACGTGTTCGGCAGCCTGGTGCGCCGGTACGAGCGCGAACTGTTCGGGTACCTGCGGCGCTACCTCGGCGACGACGATCTCGCGGACGACGTGTTCCAAAACACTTTCGTGCAAGTGTACTTGAAGATCCAGCAGTACGAACCGGGGCGCCCGGTGCGCCCGTGGCTCTACGCGATCGCCACGAACCAGGCCATCGACGCCCTGCGCCGGCGCAACCGGCGGGCCGACCAGCGCGCCGACGCGGTCACGACGTCCGACGAGGACGGGCAGAACCGGCCATTGTTCGAGTTGCTCCCGGCGCCCGGCGACGGCCCGCCCGAATCGGCCGATCGCACGGAACAGCGGGAACTCGTGCGCGCCGCGGTGGACCGGCTCCCGGACCTGTTGCGTCAGGTGGTCATCCTGGCGTACTTTCAGGGGCTGAAGTACCGCGACGTGGCCGACGCCCTGGAAATCCCGGTCGGCACGGTCAAGTCGCGGTTGCACGCGGCCCTCGCCCGGCTCACCGAGGACTGGCACGCGAACCAGGAATCGGGGACCGGGAGCCAGGAGGCGATCCAGATTCCCAACGTTTAA
- a CDS encoding polyprenol monophosphomannose synthase — protein sequence MPATGALDPTPARTAPAARPRTGEPRLLVSLATYNEAGNVAALIADIHKVVPHADVLVIDDNSPDGTGRIVAELADADPRVQVLHRPGKLGLGTATLAAMKFAMARDYDYLLNMDADFSHPPRYLPGILAGMSKNDVMIGSRYVHGGGTENWPLPRRVISQSVNALVRLTFRMPVKDASGAFRCYRVSMLRDAELDRVRSRGYSFQQEVLFRCYKSGAKLGEYPILFENRRAGVSKVNKKEAARSMSMILYIGLRNVFGLEQHRG from the coding sequence ATGCCCGCCACCGGCGCGCTCGACCCCACCCCGGCGCGGACCGCGCCCGCCGCGCGGCCCCGGACCGGGGAGCCCCGCCTCCTCGTCTCGCTGGCGACCTACAACGAGGCCGGGAACGTCGCGGCGCTGATCGCAGACATTCACAAGGTCGTCCCGCACGCGGACGTGCTGGTGATCGATGACAACTCGCCCGACGGGACCGGGCGCATCGTCGCCGAACTCGCGGACGCGGACCCGCGCGTCCAGGTGCTCCACCGCCCGGGCAAGCTCGGGCTGGGTACCGCGACCCTCGCGGCGATGAAGTTCGCGATGGCCCGCGACTACGACTACCTCCTGAACATGGACGCGGACTTCAGCCACCCGCCGCGGTACCTCCCCGGTATTCTCGCCGGGATGAGCAAGAACGACGTGATGATCGGGTCGCGCTACGTTCACGGCGGCGGGACCGAGAACTGGCCCCTGCCGCGCCGGGTCATCAGCCAGTCGGTGAACGCCCTCGTGCGGCTCACGTTCCGGATGCCGGTGAAGGACGCCAGCGGCGCCTTCCGGTGCTACCGCGTGAGCATGTTGCGCGACGCGGAACTGGACCGCGTGCGCTCGCGCGGGTACTCGTTCCAACAGGAAGTGCTGTTCCGGTGCTACAAGTCCGGGGCGAAACTCGGCGAGTATCCGATCCTGTTCGAGAACCGCCGCGCCGGGGTGAGCAAGGTCAACAAGAAGGAAGCGGCCCGGTCGATGAGCATGATCCTTTACATCGGCCTGCGCAACGTGTTCGGACTCGAACAGCACCGGGGGTAA
- a CDS encoding YifB family Mg chelatase-like AAA ATPase, whose protein sequence is MLAQLNTFALLGIDAVPVQVEVDTSPSQQPRTVIVGLPEMAVRESIHRIERALVNLGYRLPTGRTVVNLAPADLRKDAGAFDLPIALGLIASMGQIAADKIETFAIVGELALDGIVRPVVGALSMAMEARTRGIDKLIVPVANAREASVVREVEVYGVGSLAEAVGIVTGLAPIDPVSPPTDDIEAKLNKYTIDFADVKGQEFAKRALTVAASGAHNVVMLGSPGSGKTMLARRLPTILPPLTPNESLETTRVYSAVGKLQPGESLLCTRPFRSPHHTISDAGMVGGGSVPQPGEISLAHHGVLFLDELPEFNRRSLEALRQPLEEGRVTISRAAHSTTFPADFVLCAAMNPCPCGFLGDPKKPCKCAPIAVEKYMGRISGPLLDRIDLHIEVPPVPFEDLSKPGDGTGSAAMREQVFAARAIQAQRFGTQAGGLNGRMTSKQIRTFCVLDADGQTTLKEAMEALGLSARAHDRILRVARTIADLAASERITQDHVAEAIGFRALDRKLWER, encoded by the coding sequence ATGCTCGCCCAACTGAATACCTTCGCTCTTCTCGGTATCGATGCCGTTCCGGTGCAGGTCGAAGTCGATACCTCTCCATCGCAACAGCCTCGAACGGTGATCGTCGGGTTGCCGGAGATGGCGGTCCGGGAGAGTATCCACCGTATCGAACGGGCACTGGTCAACCTCGGGTACCGGCTGCCGACCGGCCGTACCGTTGTCAACCTCGCCCCCGCGGACTTACGCAAAGACGCCGGGGCGTTCGACCTCCCCATCGCGCTCGGACTGATCGCCTCGATGGGGCAAATCGCCGCGGACAAAATCGAAACGTTCGCCATCGTCGGGGAGCTCGCGCTCGACGGGATCGTGCGCCCGGTCGTTGGCGCGCTGTCGATGGCGATGGAGGCCCGCACGCGGGGAATCGACAAACTCATTGTGCCGGTCGCGAACGCGCGCGAAGCGTCCGTCGTGCGCGAGGTGGAAGTGTACGGCGTCGGTTCGCTCGCGGAAGCCGTGGGTATCGTGACGGGGCTGGCGCCGATCGACCCGGTTTCCCCGCCGACGGATGACATCGAAGCGAAGCTCAACAAATACACAATCGACTTTGCGGACGTGAAGGGACAGGAGTTCGCGAAACGTGCGCTGACAGTGGCCGCGAGCGGCGCGCACAACGTCGTCATGCTCGGCTCGCCCGGCAGTGGAAAGACGATGCTCGCGCGCCGGCTGCCCACGATCCTTCCTCCACTGACACCGAACGAGAGCCTCGAAACGACGCGGGTGTATTCCGCGGTGGGGAAGCTCCAGCCGGGCGAATCGCTTCTCTGCACGCGCCCGTTTCGCAGCCCGCACCACACGATCAGCGACGCGGGGATGGTGGGCGGCGGGAGCGTTCCGCAACCGGGCGAGATCTCGCTCGCGCACCACGGGGTGTTGTTCCTCGATGAACTCCCGGAGTTCAACCGGCGGAGTCTCGAAGCACTGCGCCAACCGCTCGAAGAGGGCCGCGTGACGATCAGCCGGGCGGCGCACTCGACCACGTTCCCGGCCGACTTCGTGCTGTGCGCCGCGATGAACCCGTGCCCGTGCGGATTTCTGGGCGACCCGAAGAAGCCGTGTAAATGTGCCCCGATCGCCGTCGAGAAATACATGGGCCGGATCAGTGGTCCCCTCTTGGACCGCATCGATTTACACATCGAAGTTCCACCGGTCCCCTTTGAAGACCTCTCGAAGCCCGGCGACGGTACCGGCAGCGCCGCGATGCGCGAGCAGGTGTTCGCCGCGCGTGCGATTCAGGCCCAGCGGTTCGGCACCCAGGCCGGCGGACTCAACGGGCGCATGACCTCGAAGCAGATCCGCACGTTCTGCGTGCTCGACGCGGACGGCCAAACTACCTTGAAGGAAGCAATGGAGGCGCTGGGGCTCTCGGCGCGTGCGCACGACCGCATCTTGCGCGTGGCGCGCACCATCGCGGACCTCGCCGCGAGCGAGCGCATCACGCAGGACCACGTCGCCGAAGCGATCGGCTTCCGGGCACTGGACCGCAAACTGTGGGAGCGCTGA
- a CDS encoding Uma2 family endonuclease — protein MTAKPPPVAPRPFRFTREQYYQLGELGFFTDKRVERIRGQIVEMSPINWPHVVGCRKTALALERVFAGIAWVSRNEQPLALAESDPQPDVMAVAGRFEDYTAHPTTALLVVEVADATLSRDTTEKAELYAEAGIPDYWVVDVENHRLHIFRDPQPLPAGLGATAYRTHLTLTPTDRVSPLAAPGASILMSELLP, from the coding sequence ATGACCGCCAAGCCGCCGCCCGTTGCGCCGCGCCCGTTTCGGTTCACCCGCGAGCAGTATTACCAGCTCGGCGAACTCGGGTTCTTCACCGACAAGCGAGTCGAACGGATTCGCGGGCAGATCGTCGAGATGAGTCCGATCAACTGGCCGCACGTGGTCGGCTGCCGGAAGACCGCGCTGGCGCTGGAGCGGGTGTTCGCCGGGATCGCCTGGGTGTCGCGTAACGAACAGCCTCTCGCGTTGGCCGAGAGCGACCCGCAACCGGACGTGATGGCTGTTGCCGGCCGGTTCGAGGATTACACCGCCCACCCAACGACCGCGCTACTTGTGGTGGAAGTAGCCGATGCGACACTGTCGCGTGACACAACGGAAAAGGCGGAGTTGTACGCCGAAGCAGGCATACCGGACTACTGGGTTGTCGATGTCGAGAACCATCGCCTTCACATCTTCCGCGACCCGCAGCCACTCCCGGCCGGATTGGGCGCGACCGCCTACCGCACACACCTCACGCTTACTCCCACTGATCGCGTGTCGCCGCTTGCCGCGCCGGGCGCTTCCATTCTGATGAGCGAACTGCTTCCGTGA
- a CDS encoding Imm74 family immunity protein, producing the protein MMHVTEATRGHITIQYGDKFVTVYGEMFGMVPGMPDYQIYGFSIKHWDAPHDALLITEEEKKAILTEVCDYLKQHGRTPDVLEE; encoded by the coding sequence ATGATGCACGTCACCGAGGCGACTCGCGGGCATATCACCATCCAATACGGGGACAAATTCGTAACGGTTTACGGTGAAATGTTCGGGATGGTGCCGGGGATGCCGGACTATCAGATCTATGGCTTTTCCATCAAGCATTGGGATGCCCCGCACGATGCCTTGCTCATCACCGAAGAAGAAAAAAAGGCGATTCTGACGGAGGTGTGCGACTATTTGAAACAGCATGGTCGAACGCCAGACGTTCTGGAGGAGTAG
- a CDS encoding GNAT family N-acetyltransferase, which translates to MLLTILPSTTAELQTVRVLFQEYADALGIDLGFQNFAEELAELPGKYAPPTGCILLAEVGDQPAGVVALRSRADGVCEMKRLYVRPQFRKEGVGRALAERVIEEAKRLGYGRIRLDTIAPIMGKAVSLYRALGFEEIPPYCDNPVPGAVFMELRLSPDSGDLPSGLQSTSPSSTSSYQSE; encoded by the coding sequence ATGCTCCTGACGATCCTCCCATCCACCACCGCGGAGTTGCAAACGGTCCGCGTGCTGTTCCAAGAGTACGCCGACGCACTGGGAATCGATCTCGGGTTTCAGAACTTCGCCGAGGAGCTTGCCGAACTCCCCGGCAAGTACGCGCCACCGACGGGCTGTATCCTGTTGGCCGAAGTCGGTGACCAACCCGCGGGAGTCGTAGCACTGAGGTCACGGGCGGACGGTGTGTGCGAAATGAAGCGTCTGTACGTCCGCCCGCAGTTCCGCAAGGAAGGGGTGGGCCGCGCCCTCGCGGAACGAGTCATCGAAGAGGCGAAACGGCTCGGCTACGGTCGCATCCGACTGGACACCATTGCCCCGATCATGGGCAAAGCCGTTTCGCTCTACAGGGCGTTAGGCTTCGAGGAAATCCCGCCCTACTGCGACAATCCCGTTCCGGGCGCGGTGTTCATGGAACTGCGCCTATCGCCGGATTCAGGTGATCTGCCGAGCGGCCTTCAATCAACGTCCCCTTCGTCAACCTCATCGTACCAGTCCGAATGA
- a CDS encoding isochorismatase family protein → MLTPATTSLLVVDAQQGFTDLCPAELPVPGGAAIVPRVNALLALPFARVDATQDWHPLDHRSFLGQADNIYPPHCITNTPGAEFLPGLRVDRFSAIWRKGYDRDFEAYAVTAQHPGLGAFLSASGIKAVVVCGIATNICCFFAARDLRLAGFDVWLVEDASAGIDVPAAGLFQSKAKEEGQALGIRYCTVEDITSAMGRR, encoded by the coding sequence ATGCTCACACCCGCCACAACATCGCTGCTCGTCGTGGACGCGCAGCAGGGCTTTACCGATTTGTGCCCGGCGGAACTGCCGGTACCCGGAGGCGCGGCGATCGTGCCGCGCGTGAACGCTTTGCTCGCGTTGCCGTTCGCGCGTGTTGACGCGACCCAGGACTGGCACCCGCTGGACCACCGCTCGTTTCTTGGCCAAGCGGACAACATTTACCCGCCGCACTGCATCACAAACACGCCCGGCGCGGAGTTCCTCCCCGGTCTGCGTGTTGATCGCTTCAGCGCGATCTGGCGCAAGGGTTACGACCGCGACTTTGAAGCCTACGCGGTCACGGCGCAGCACCCCGGGCTGGGTGCGTTTCTGTCTGCATCCGGCATCAAGGCCGTTGTTGTGTGCGGGATTGCAACGAACATCTGTTGCTTCTTCGCCGCCCGCGATCTTCGGCTCGCGGGCTTCGATGTGTGGCTCGTTGAGGACGCCAGCGCCGGCATCGACGTTCCCGCAGCGGGGTTGTTTCAGTCGAAGGCGAAGGAGGAGGGGCAGGCGCTCGGCATCCGGTATTGCACGGTCGAAGACATCACGAGCGCGATGGGTAGGCGTTAA
- a CDS encoding NUDIX domain-containing protein, which yields MSTSSGQKHTYEYPRPALTVDVAIVTREARPRVLLIQRKKDPFAGSWAFPGGFVEENERLSDAARRELVEETGVTVADLEQLYTTGDPGRDPRGWTVSVVYLARVDPDSLKPVAADDASAVGWFPLDELPQLAFDHAVLLGRVRARLADRKPD from the coding sequence ATGTCCACGAGCAGCGGTCAGAAGCACACTTACGAATACCCCCGACCGGCCTTGACCGTGGATGTAGCCATCGTGACGCGGGAGGCCCGCCCGCGCGTCCTTTTGATCCAGCGGAAGAAAGACCCGTTCGCCGGAAGTTGGGCGTTCCCCGGAGGTTTCGTCGAGGAGAACGAGCGCCTTTCGGACGCGGCCCGACGCGAATTGGTGGAAGAGACCGGCGTCACGGTCGCCGATTTGGAACAACTGTACACAACCGGAGATCCGGGACGCGACCCCCGTGGCTGGACGGTCAGCGTGGTGTATCTAGCGCGAGTGGACCCGGATTCGCTGAAGCCCGTCGCGGCCGACGACGCGAGCGCAGTCGGGTGGTTCCCGCTCGATGAACTACCTCAACTCGCGTTCGACCACGCCGTGTTGCTCGGTCGCGTGCGGGCGCGCCTCGCGGACCGAAAGCCGGATTAG